A genome region from Arachis duranensis cultivar V14167 chromosome 8, aradu.V14167.gnm2.J7QH, whole genome shotgun sequence includes the following:
- the LOC107460353 gene encoding uncharacterized protein LOC107460353, translated as MHAIVQRRRTREFRGFIPLTQVMEHCIARLYVAMFNAILWESALEIPTDPVSDPIVDSKVLPIPAGDLSFGSGAQLKNSVGNWSRWLTDMFSMDVEDCLQDQESGENDESRDNDSKPKSFLLLNNLSDLLMLPKDMLMDKQVRREVCPSITLSLIIRVLCNFTPDEFCPDPVPGIVLKSLHEEVSVYPREVQPENPNSYRARKREYFRMRHKHRKAREAGAHSVSRAATAWKLVLAGNEQGNEH; from the exons ATGCATGCTATTGTGCAGCGCAGGAGAACCCGTGAATTTAGGGGTTTTATTCCATTAACACAG GTCATGGAACATTGCATAGCTAGACTATATGTAGCAATGTTCAATGCAATTCTTTGGGAGTCAGCACTTGAGATCCCAACTGATCCTGTATCAGATCCTATTGTGGATTCGAAGGTTTTGCCAATTCCCGCAGGAGATTTGAGCTTTGGTTCTGGTGCACAGCTGAAAAATTCT GTTGGCAATTGGTCTCGATGGCTTACTGATATGTTCAGCATGGATGTTGAAGATTGTCTGCAAGATCAGGAGAGTGGTGAGAACGATGAGAGCAGGGACAACGATAGCAAACCTaaatcttttcttctccttAACAATTTGAGTGATCTTCTAATGCTCCCAAAGGATATGCTTATGGATAAACAAGTCAGACGAGAG GTATGTCCATCCATCACCCTTTCGTTGATTATACGGGTGCTCTGCAACTTCACTCCTGATGAGTTTTGTCCAGATCCCGTTCCAGGAATTGTGCTGAAATCTTTGCATGAGGAG GTGAGTGTTTACCCACGAGAAGTGCAACCTGAGAATCCCAACAGCtatagagcaaggaagagggaGTATTTCAGGATGAGGCACAAACACAGAAAGGCTAGAGAAGCAGGAGCA CATT